In the Desulfosporosinus acidiphilus SJ4 genome, AGGAAACCACAATGCGTAGAGAAGACAAGGAAATTACTGATCAATTAGTGATGAATGAAATCATGAGAAAGGCTCAGGTTTGCCGTTTAGGTGTGTCCTATAACGATATGCCTTATATTATTCCCATGAGCTTCGGCTACGATCATGAGAATCGTGTCTTGTATTTTCATTCCGCTCCTGCGGGACTGAAATTATTAATGCTTAAAGAAAATCCCCAAGCTTGTTTTGAAGTGGACGTTGAGAGTCAGGTTGTTCCAGGAGAACTGGCCTGTGATTGGACGATGCGATATCAGAGTGTTATCGGTTTCGGCGAAGTGCAATTTATTGAGGAAATTGAAGAAAAGCAAAAAGCCTTAAGAATAATCCTACAACAGTATACTGACCGGGAACTGTCGTTTAAAGAAGAAGGTTTAGCGAAGATAACAATTTTTAAACTAAATGTGTTTACAATGACAGGAAAAAAATCCGGGTATTGAGCTAAACCTAACTCTAAGTAAAATCGTTAAATTTAATGTTATAGAAATTTCCTAAGCGATTGAAATGATATTTTATTGTTTAAAATGACAATTGTTATCGAATAAGAATTTAATGAGCTGATTAATAGCAAAAATTACTCTATTTTGTTTGTACGTGCATTATTTTAGAAGGATTCTTTTAAAGGGATAATACACTTGAACATAGAATACATTCTGAGATTTTTAGATTTATTTTATTTATAAGTGCTGACTTAACTATAGTATTCTTTGAGAAGAGTGATTTGAATAATGCCGAGTGACAAAAAGATTATTGAACTGGAACAAAAGGTTGTTGATCTCAAAGCCTCTTTAGCGACGATTCAGAAGGACAATGGAATCTGGGATAGAGTATTTACTGAAAGTTATTGGGGTATGGTGGTTTGTGACGCCGAAAGTTTAGAGATTCTCAAGGTTAATCCAACCTATGCAAAAATGCATGGTTATGGTCTTACAGAGTTGCTTGGCAGAACGGTCCATGAAGTATACTCTCCGGAGTCACTAAAAGAACTGCCGGATATTTTGGCAAGAATCCATTTATACGGGCATAGTGCTTATAATACCGTTCATCTTCGCAAAGATGGGAGCCGATTCCCTGTTCATACAGACAGTTATGAAGTTGAGATCGAGGGGAGACGTTTAATCTCTGTCTCGATTTGGGATGTTACTGAGCTTGAACAGAACCAAAAGGAATTAGCCTTATACCGGGAGAGTTTAGAAGAACTAGTTAAATCGCGCACCGAGGACCTTGAACGGACCAATGAAAAATTACAAATTGAGATGATTGGCAAAGAAACAGCCGAAAAGGATTTAGCTAAAGCGAATCAAGAGATGATAAACACCTTGGAAAGTATAAGTGACGGTTTTATTGCGGTAAATCATCAATGGGTAATAACTTATGCCAATGAAGCCATTGCTAAAGCGCTTACCGGGCGCGGCCTGGATGGAAAGCTAGTAGGTACTGTTTTCGGCTTTGCGGATTGGCAAAGGAATCATCAAATGTTTTGGGACTCATGTCAAGAGGTTATGGTAGAGGGAGTACGTAAACGTTTTGAGTTTTATTCGAATTTGATGGAACATTGGCTTGAATGCAGCATTTATCCCACTGCGAACGGTATTTCGATTTTCTTTCGCTATATAGATGAGAGGAAAAAGTTGGGGAAGGTTGTAGAAGAAGAACATCTCCGGCTTTATACACTTTTTAATGCTTTTCCCGGTTTGATTTATATTATTGAAGAAAATAATAAGATACGTTTTGCGAATCATAACTTTAAGAAGATCTTTGGGGATTGTGAAGGGCAATTTTGTCATACAGTTGTTGCAGGCTCATCTTCTCCATGCCAGGACTGTGCTAAAGAAACAAGGGCAAGGGATTCAGTCTTGTCTCGAAGTGAATATTTGTATAATCATAGGTTATATGAAGTTTATACTCAGCCCTACACCGATGTCGATGGAACGAGATTGTATTTTGCTGTGCTTATTGATATAACTGAACGTAAAAATGCTGACCGAGAATATTTACGTTTGGAACGCTTGAACATGGTTGGAGAAATGGCTGCCGGTATCGCTCATGAAGTAAGGAACCCATTGACGACTGTACGGGGATTTCTGCAGCTTCTTTCCACTAAGGATATCCCCCAACAGTATAGTGATTATTATAAAATAATGATTGAGGAATTAGATCGAGCAAATCTAATTATCACAGATTTTTTGAGCTTAGCCAGAGAAAAATCTCTGGATTTCACGCTGGTCAATTTAGCTAAAATCGTCAATTCTCTTATGCCTCTTCTAAGTGCAGACGCCCTTAATCATGATAAAGAAATCACCTTGGAGCTGGAGCCTGTCTCTGACATTGAGGGGGACGAAAATGAACTTCGACAATTGCTTTTAAACTTAGCAAGAAATGGGTTTGAGGCCATGGGGCGGGGCGGAGTATTAACGATAATAACCTTGGAAACTGATAATTATGTAATCCTGAAAATTTCCGATCAGGGCGGGGGCCTCGATCCCTACGTTCTGGAAAGGCTTGGGACCCCGTTTCTGACTACCAAAGAGGGAGGCACGGGTTTAGGGTTGGCGATATGTCAAAACATTGCAGTTCGGCATAATGCCCTTATGGAATTTGCTTCAGATACTTTGGGAACGACTGTAAGCATCAAATTTCCTTCAAGTAAAAAGGTTAAAAACCACGAGGACGAAATTCCAAGGTAGGGATTCGTCCTCGAAGTTTTACAAGGCAAAATCAAAAGATGCTTGACAACGTGCCATTGCTTTAATAAATTAAAGGAAGAAAGTAACGGAGGTGGGTATATTAATGTCAAGCGATGAGCGTTTGCGAAATCCTTTAACCGACGCCTTGTTCGAGGCAATACTCTTGTTAAGAACAAAAGAAGAGTGTTACCGCTTTTTTGAAGATATTGCAACGATCGCTGAAATTAAAGCCCTGGCACAGCGTTTGGAAGTAGCTAAGATGTTAAACCGAAATGAGACATATACAGTCATTGAGAAAGAGACCGGAGTAAGCACAGCTACGATCAGCAGAGTTAAGCGCTGTTTGAATTTTGGAGCGGACGGATATCAGTTAATTTTGAGCCGTTTACAAGAACAAAAGGACTAAGGTTTGAAATAAAGGAATTAGCGATTTTAAGCCTGAGCAAAATTGCCTATAATTAGCGCCATAATAAAGGAGACTACTACAATGCTTAGAACGAATTTAGGACAACGTATTCCTGAGGGGATGAGAGACCTGCTGCCTGAGGAAATTGCTTTGCAAGATCGTCTTGAGAGTGAAGTTCTCGCCCTTTTCCGGCAGTGGTCATACCAGAAAGTGTTAACTCCAACGCTGGAATTCACAGCTTGTGTTCAGCCGGATGCTGAACAGGCTGATTCGCTCTACAAGTTTTTTGATCGTGAAGGACGAACGTTGGCTTTACGCCCGGAGTTGACGATTCCTATTGCCCGTCTGGTCAATACGCGTATGCGTGGGGCGAATTTTCCTCTTCGTTTGTGCTACGGTGCTGATGTTTTTCGCAATTCTTTGGTTAGGTTTCGGGAGTTCCGTCAAGTGGGAGTTGAACTGATAGGAGCAGACCAGGAACTGGCTGATGCAGAAGTGATCGCCTTGGCTGTTGAGTCCATAGCCGGCTTAGGTCTCAAGAATTACCAATTTAATCTCGGCCATATGGGCATCTTCTCGGGACTCTTATTAGAAGCGGGAGTGGATGAAAGTTTCCGGCAGAAATTAGAAGAGGCTTTGGCTCGAAAAGATATGGTGGGCGTAGAACGGTTAGTTCAACAAAGTGCTTTGCCTGAACGTGTTCAAGACTTATTGCTTCGCTTGCCCCATTTTCGGGGAGGCGAAGAAATTTTGGACGAAGTTCTGGACTGGAGTTCGCGTTCGACTATTCGGGAGGCTGTGGAGAGTTTAAGGCGTATTTATCGTTATTTGAATGATTTTGGCGTTCAGGAGTATGTTTCTCTTGATTTAGGAATCCTAAGAGGCTTCTCTTATTATACGGGAGCAGTATTTGAAGGGTATGTGGCTGGGATTGGTTTTCCTGTGCTTGAGGGCGGACGCTATGATTCTTTATATTCTGATTTTGGAGTTTCTCATCCTGCAACAGGATTTGCTATACACTTAGGCAGTATGCTGGAACTCTTCCCTCTGCCTTCCGTTGCAGGAGCGGATATTTTAGTGTATGGATCTGATCCCAAACAAATAATCCGCGACTCTCGAGAACTGAGAGCAAAGGGCAAAAAGGTAGAGATGGTTCTGGAAACGATGGATCGAGAGGCGGCTGAAAAAATCGCCAGGTTGAAAAATATTTTCCAAATTCAACGGGCGGGAGAGGACGTGATAGAGAATGAATAAACTTGCAGTTCTCACAGGCGGAGGGGATTGCCCGGGGTTAAACGCGGTAATTCGTGCCGTTGTCAGAAGCGCAAACCAGTATGGCCTTGAAGTTTTGGGAATTAGAGACGGCTTTCACGGAGCAGTGGAAGGTGATTTTGTTCCCTTGAGTTTGGCCGATGTTTCAGGAATTCTGCCGCGGGGAGGCACGATTCTTGGCACGACGAACCGGGATAATCCCTTTCAGTATATGACTAAAGTCAATGGGGTAAGTCAGCCCCTTGATCGTTCCGAGGATGTTCTCAGAAATCTCAAGGGTGCCGGTGTCGATGCCTTATTAGCCATCGGTGGAGATGGAAGTTTGAATATCTCCTTGAAATTTGCGGACAAGGGGTTTCCCGTTATTGGAATCCCTAAAACCATTGATAATGATCTCATGGCTACAGATCAAACCTTCGGCTTTCAGACGGCTGTAGAAACGGCTCAGGAAGCCTTAGACCGCCTTCATACCACTGCAGAATCCC is a window encoding:
- a CDS encoding pyridoxamine 5'-phosphate oxidase family protein, producing the protein MRREDKEITDQLVMNEIMRKAQVCRLGVSYNDMPYIIPMSFGYDHENRVLYFHSAPAGLKLLMLKENPQACFEVDVESQVVPGELACDWTMRYQSVIGFGEVQFIEEIEEKQKALRIILQQYTDRELSFKEEGLAKITIFKLNVFTMTGKKSGY
- a CDS encoding PAS domain S-box protein, whose translation is MPSDKKIIELEQKVVDLKASLATIQKDNGIWDRVFTESYWGMVVCDAESLEILKVNPTYAKMHGYGLTELLGRTVHEVYSPESLKELPDILARIHLYGHSAYNTVHLRKDGSRFPVHTDSYEVEIEGRRLISVSIWDVTELEQNQKELALYRESLEELVKSRTEDLERTNEKLQIEMIGKETAEKDLAKANQEMINTLESISDGFIAVNHQWVITYANEAIAKALTGRGLDGKLVGTVFGFADWQRNHQMFWDSCQEVMVEGVRKRFEFYSNLMEHWLECSIYPTANGISIFFRYIDERKKLGKVVEEEHLRLYTLFNAFPGLIYIIEENNKIRFANHNFKKIFGDCEGQFCHTVVAGSSSPCQDCAKETRARDSVLSRSEYLYNHRLYEVYTQPYTDVDGTRLYFAVLIDITERKNADREYLRLERLNMVGEMAAGIAHEVRNPLTTVRGFLQLLSTKDIPQQYSDYYKIMIEELDRANLIITDFLSLAREKSLDFTLVNLAKIVNSLMPLLSADALNHDKEITLELEPVSDIEGDENELRQLLLNLARNGFEAMGRGGVLTIITLETDNYVILKISDQGGGLDPYVLERLGTPFLTTKEGGTGLGLAICQNIAVRHNALMEFASDTLGTTVSIKFPSSKKVKNHEDEIPR
- a CDS encoding YerC/YecD family TrpR-related protein, with protein sequence MSSDERLRNPLTDALFEAILLLRTKEECYRFFEDIATIAEIKALAQRLEVAKMLNRNETYTVIEKETGVSTATISRVKRCLNFGADGYQLILSRLQEQKD
- the hisZ gene encoding ATP phosphoribosyltransferase regulatory subunit — translated: MLRTNLGQRIPEGMRDLLPEEIALQDRLESEVLALFRQWSYQKVLTPTLEFTACVQPDAEQADSLYKFFDREGRTLALRPELTIPIARLVNTRMRGANFPLRLCYGADVFRNSLVRFREFRQVGVELIGADQELADAEVIALAVESIAGLGLKNYQFNLGHMGIFSGLLLEAGVDESFRQKLEEALARKDMVGVERLVQQSALPERVQDLLLRLPHFRGGEEILDEVLDWSSRSTIREAVESLRRIYRYLNDFGVQEYVSLDLGILRGFSYYTGAVFEGYVAGIGFPVLEGGRYDSLYSDFGVSHPATGFAIHLGSMLELFPLPSVAGADILVYGSDPKQIIRDSRELRAKGKKVEMVLETMDREAAEKIARLKNIFQIQRAGEDVIENE